From Strix aluco isolate bStrAlu1 chromosome 5, bStrAlu1.hap1, whole genome shotgun sequence:
GAGACAGTGGAGTACCCAGCTAAGGAGTTTCtttagagaaaatatttcctcccctttctgttttccttgcacGGCAGCATGTATTACACAGAAGTAGAAGTGGGATGTCACTTAAATGTGGTTTTAAACATTGGTTACTTCAAAATGAGATGCTAGGTATTCTTATTTGCTTTGAAGTATATCTTCCAACATAAATTAACTCTGAGCTCAGACAAATAACCTTGTGCAGTGTCACAAGAAAATAGCTGTCAGCGaagatggttttaaaaacaaaaaatccaaaaacaAACCACCAGAAAGCGGTCCTTGAAAAAGAGCCCTTCTCTTTCAATAAAACACACAGATTGATTGTCCTTGTAACTGAAACTGGCTTTGAAATTGTTTGCTTGACATCTGCAAATggatatttaatcttttttccagCTGGTGATGGTGAGTCCAACTTCAGAGCAGTATGACAGTTTGCTCCAGCAGATGTCAGAGAGAATTGATGAGGGATGTGGGGAGACCATCTATGTCATTGGTCAAGGATCAGGTGAGTATAGCTTCCtcagaaaaaccacaaaaacattaaaattataagaaaaaGCTAATTCATCTAACTGGACTGCTGCTGAAGGTAGTACTTCTCCAGAATAACTTGGAAACCTCCATAAAGTACAGCAGAACATGTGGGACAGATTAATTTATTCCTCCAGCAACTGTCTTATGTAATGGAGCTAAGCATATTTTTTGTATAAAATAAGTATTATGAAAGTATTATTTTGGAAATAAGGCATAAATTTTCTGGGCACAGCAGGAAAAGATGAAGGATCTGAAATTATAGTAGCAGTTTTAGTACAGACATCCTCAATGTCTGATGGAGGTCTTGTTCTGTCTGGTTTTGTTCACTTCTCCATTGTAAATAACAATATTTTCACCCCACAGGAATGTATTGGAGATATTTCAGATAGCCAAAATATATGCTGCTGACTTTCTTTGTTAGTGTGTGTCTGTACTATGGAGagaaaggttttccttttctcagcatGAGGCCTTTATTGTCACATTAACTTGGGTGTGGCTGCAGTCATTTTAGATTTTAGCAGTCAGCATGGGttacctttttgttctttttcacatTTTGAATATTTGCATCTGATGCTGGTAAAATAATATTGAACATGGCCTTGCTTTgaaattgaattttcttttctgaatgcaaaaaaaatgtcTATGGCTATCATAAGACTAATGGCATGTTTCAGATATGTTGGATATCTACTGGATATCAAGTTGTTATGATCAGACATTCTACTAGTTACTGTGTTTGAGGAAGAATACAAAACCCAGGTCGTCAGTGCCAGGGTTGGATGAGATAATGAGGGGAGAGCTACCTCTGAACTTTTTGGGTTTTCTTGGTGTCTTGTGAAGCAGCCGACATAGAAGAGAGGCCAGGATTACATGGCCAGTGGTCATGCAGCCAATATCCCAGGGATAATGCTCTTGCCTCCAAGTGAACTTCCCACTTGTAGTCTGAATCCTTGGTGTTTGGGATAACCACATCTGCAGCAGAGATCTAGCTAGTCAGGCTAGTAACTGCTTTCTCTTCTAGGATACCTTGTGAGGATGTTAACTGGTGGTTGTTGCAATGATGTGCTTAGAAGTAGgcatttgtttcttaaaatatgAGCTAAAACTTCTGACTTCATTTTGGGTTGCTGCATAGTCGAGGAAGGTGGGGATATTTTCTGTAAATTGGAAACAATAGCCAACAGGAAAAAATCGTGATATCCCTGTGAAGTGCCCTTCTCGTTCACTCACTGTCAGTGTCTATGATTTTGATCATCCTGCATATCCAACTCGGATGATTGAGAAGCGAGTGAAGACTGCCAGGAAGCTCACTGCTTCATCAGTAGtgacctttccctttctccttggCTCTTACCCTCTCCTGTTCTCTACTTCACATTGCCCTTCTATGACCCAAGACCCCAGCACTGGTGCATTTTGTTTTCCCCATCACCTCAGCAGCTTCTCAGCCAGCTTATGAGCTAGGCTGGAAATCACCCAGCAGCTCTACTTGTAGAGCTGTGCAGTAGTTGAAATGCTGATTAGTTCGTGCAGACTGCAGTTACTGCTTACCAGCTGATGAGTCAGCCATGCATATGAATGTGCACACAGCAATAGCTTTGGTCATCCAGGTGCTATGTGGCTCTCCACCTttgtttgctggggttttttacccACAGAGCAGATTCTGGCCTGAAATCTGTGCAGCTTCTCAGCACCTGGGTTAGGAGAGAAGCTGAGAGCTGTGGTGGCCACTGGCTTGCTCTGACTGTCAGCTCTTTGCTTGGGTGGGCTGTTCAGAGGCAGCAGTGCCTCCTTGGTTTTTTCTGGCCTCATATGCTGTCAGCATTTCTTTCAAGTGCCAGGATGAAGGCAGTGAGACATGCCAAAAACATTGTTTTAACTGGAGTACGTGGGGGCTAAAGAAATTGCTATGCAGACCAGACTTGCAGAAAATGTGCACTTGGGATGtggttttataaataaaataagctgATTGTTTAAATTGGTCCCACATTCACTGGTTAATTGTGGTGCTATTTCAGTCAGAGCTTTTCTTTTGTTAGTGCTTCTCCCTTTAttgcaatcacagaatcacggaatcatctaggttggaaaagaccttgaagatcatctagtccaaccattaacccaacactgacagatcccaactacaccatatccctcagtgctatgtcggcccgactcttaaacaccttcagggatggggactccaccacctccctgggcagcccattccaacgcctgactacccgttctgtaaagaaatgcttcctaatatccagtctaaaccttccctggtgcaatttgaggccattccctcttgtcctatctcttactacttggttaaagagactcatccccagctctctgcaacctcctttcaggtagttgtagagggcaatgaggtctcccctcagcctcctcttctccagactaaacaaccccagttccctcagccgctccttgtacgacatgtgctccagaccctgcaccagcttcgttgcccttctctggacacgctcgagtcattcaatgtcctttttgtagtgaggggcccaaaactgaacacagtaatcgaggtgtggtctcaccagtgccgagtacgggggtaagatcacttccctgtccctgctggccacgctatttctgatgcaagccaggataccattggccttcttggccacctgggcacactgctggctcatgttcagccggctgtcaatcaacacccccaggtccctctctgactggcagctctccagccactcctccccaagcctgtagcgctgctgggggttgttgtggcccaagtgcagcacccggcatttggccttattgaagctcatacagttggccttagcccatcgctccagcctgtccagatctctctgcagagcctccctaccctcgagcagatcaacactcccacccaacttggtgtcatctgcaaacttgctgagggtgcactcgatccccttgtctagatcatcaataaagatgttaaacaggagtggccccaaaaccaagccctgggggacaccactcatgaccggccgccaactggatttaactccattcaccacaactctttgggcccggccatccagccagttttttacccagtgaagcgtgtgcccatccaagccgtgagcagccagtttcaccaggagaatgctgtgggaaatgatgttaaaggccttactaaagtcaaggtagacaacatccacagcctttccctcatccaataagcaggttgccctgtcgtagaaggagatcaggtttgtcaggcaggacctgcctttcataaacccatgctgactgggcctgatcatctggttgtcccgcatgtgttgtatgatggtactctggatgagctgctccatcagcttcccaggcaccaatgtcaagctgacaggcctgtaatctCCCAGAtgatccttccgacccttcttatatatgggcgtcacagtggccaatttccaatctgtcgggacctccccggtcagccaggactgctggtaaatgatggaaagcagcttggcaagcaccccagccagctccttcagcaccctcgggtgtatcccatccggtcccatagacttgtgtgtgtctatgtgatgcagtaggtcactgactatctcctcctggattgtgggggggtcgttctcccagtctctgtcctctggctgaggaggctggattccctcagtacaactagtcttgttattaaagactgaggcaaagaaggcattaagcacctcagccttttcctcatcacttgttactgCAAGAGGAGATGTTTTATCTGACTGAAGGAAATTGCACACATGTGAAGTAAGGGACTTAGAAATGTGTCTTACCAATCCCTAAGTATTTGCTTGtagaaattttgaagaaaactcCTCTAGATGAAAGATGGTGCTTTTCTAGTATCTTTTAAGACTTAGAGTGAAGACCgtccttttttattttggacAAAGGGTGCTTGTTCTGTTTACGTGGCTGACATCTCCAGTCCACATATAAATCCTGGTCGGTGTGGAAGTCCCAGGCAGAATGACATTACTGCTGGCCGTTGCAAGGTGGTGCTCACTGACTGTCCTTTGTCTCCTCACATCATACTAGATGGGACTGAATATGGTCTGAGCGAGGCAGACATGGAAGCATCCTATGCCACGTTGAAGAGTATGGCCGAGCAGATCGAGGCAGATGTGATCCTCCTGCGGGAGCACCAGGAGGCAGGGGGCAAGGTGCGGGACTACCTAGTTCGGAAACGTGTGGGTGACAACGACTTCCTGGAGGTCAGGTGAGAAGCTGGGTGGGGACAGGGTTAGTCAGCAACTCAGCTGCATTTTTACCCTGTGAGCAGTCCATGATGCTGAACCAGCAACGCTGATTCGAGTCTGGGTGTTGTAGCTACCCAACAAAGGGAATTGAGCTTGACCACTCCTTGCTAATGAAAttgcctttttgttgttgttgctgtccCTTTTGTGAACAAACTGTTTGTGGAGATTTGCCTGTGTTTAGCTGAGGGCTGTTGCTGTCTGGGTGACAGGGATCTTTTGTGGACTAGAATCCCAGTAGGGAGTCACATGTGCacatgtgtctctgtgtgtgtgcatgtatgcacGTGGCTGTAATACAATACTTTTGACCAAGGGTTCAGTTCTATTCCAAGACTGTGATGATCCAAGTCATAGTTAATGCAATCCAAGTTAATGGACATATAATAGCTTGTGTAACATGAGAGTCTGCCCAGACCTGGATGGAATGGATTTCCAACATCTGCCAACAGCTGTAATAGCCAGCTTCATCAGAAACAAGGAAGGAGATTGGTGTAGGAGAGGGCTTTCCCCTAAAACATTTCATTGTTGTTTGAACTTTTCTGGGAACACCAATTTAAGTTTCTGTGCTTTCCCTAGCACCTGGGGCTATTGCAACATGAAGAATATTAGACAGACAGAGGTATTCTAAACCAAGTTTGGATTTAGCCTTTCTTTTGAATTGCCACAGTGTATATGTTGGATTGCAGAGGCTAGGGGTTGGAGGAGAGATACTCTGTATGGCATCAGGCAATGCTGGGCTCAGCTGACTGTTCTGCACACCAGTGACATGTTTTCACTGTCTTCCACATCCCAGTCCCCAGAGTCTGGGATCTCCTGTTAACTAATAACTGTGAAAGAATATATGCTCTGCTTGTGAAGGTCTAACATTTTTGTACCTTTATTTGAAGGTTAGGGAGAAAAAACTAGTTATTTGCAGGAGCAGTGGTGTTTGggttgggtggtttgttttttttttggattgcttgtttgtttcttcaggTATCAGATTTCACCaggttcctttttcctttcccctccagGGTAGCAGTGGTTGGCAATGTGGATGCAGGAAAGAGCACATTGCTAGGTGTCTTGACACATGGCGAACTAGACAATGGCCGAGGCTTTGCTCGGCAAAAGCTCTTCCGCCATAAGCATGAGATTGAGTCAGGCCGCACCAGCAGCGTGGGCAATGACATTCTGGGCTTCGACAGTGAGGGCAACGTGGTGAACAAGCCTGACAGCCATGGCGGCAGCTTAGAATGGACAAAGATCTGTGAGAAATCCACGAAGGTCATTACTTTCATTGACCTGGCTGGTCATGAAAAGTACCTGAAGACCACCGTCTTTGGCATGACTGGCCATTTACCTGACTTCTGCATGCTTATGGTAGGTAGCAAGAAAGATGTACGCTACCAGCAGGAGCGGGGCTGTTCAGAGCTTTAACAGCCTAAACTTCTTTCCTATTGCAAAGTCCCTGTGGGGTTGTGGAGGGAGGCAGCATCTCCCAGAGGTGGAGAGCAGCAGCCACCGTGGATATCTAGCCAGGGCTCTGAGGCAAGTGCCTCAGGACTGTCAGTCTCAGACAGGCCCAAGATATATGGTTCTTGAAAATGGAAAGATTCCAAAACTCCAGAACACCTTGCTAAAATTGAGGAGCAATGAGCCCTTAGCCAGTGTCCAACAGCATTTGAAATGAGCTGGGTCTGCTCATACAGATGCATCTACAACCTAATCATGGCCTACTACACATCTGACACAAGACCTTCTCTGTAACCCAGCTCACTGCAGGAAGAACGTTTGCATGACTGTATCTTGTATCCCTGGTGTAGGTTGGCAGTAATGCTGGGATAGTTGGAATGACCAAGGAGCACTTGGGCCTGGCCCTTGCACTTAATGTTCCCGTCTTTGTTGTGGTGACCAAGATCGACATGTGCCCTGCCAACATCCTGCAAGGTGAGTCCTACAAGTGCTCTCCAGGGCTATTTCTTACCTCTGTATGTGCTGTTGTCCTCTGCTTGGGTTGAGGAATTACTGCTGGAGGAAAGCTGCTCTATCTAGTTTTGACTGCATCTTAAACACCTTCCAGAAATCTATCCTTTTCCCTTGCCCATTTTGCAGGCAGTTCAGTCGTCGTCACCATTTCAAAATTACCTGAGTTGGGGGACTCAGCTGGGCAACCCGAGGGTTTTGCTTAATTGAGCTCTAAGGGGAGAAGCATAGAGTGGGTGTTGtgcctttgttttctctctgggTATTTAAACCTGGAGGGAAAGTCTGGAAGTTCTCTTGAAAGCTGCTTTCCTCCTTGCCCACAGTTTGGGCGTGATCTTCAGCTGTGATCAGACTTGTTCTCCAGCAGCTGTTAAGTGAAGGGGCAGCTGCTTTTTACATCCTGCTCACCTGGACACTTCTCAGATATGCTGGCATAACTacagcagctccttcctctgTCTGAACAACTAACCAACACTTAATAAATCATGGTTCAAATCAGCTGCTTGTGTGGGCTACGGTAGCAGGACTAGACCAGACACAAGCAGGAATGACAGTGAGCAGTAGGGGCTAGTGACCTTTTTTGCTCAGCAGCAGTTAAAGCAGCACCTCTAACCCCAGCAGTGTCCCTTTAACTTATGCTCGACATTTTTCAGGCTGTGACTAACTCTCacctttaaaattcttttgttGCATTTCTCACACCTTCAGGAACATGCTGTGGTTAATTTGAGCAATGGTTTTTTTGATAATCAGTCCTAAAAGTGAATGCTCCTGGTACTGTCTGTGGTTAGTTCATTATTGTAAAAATCCTAAATATGTTTCAGGTAAACAGACATGTGATCAGAAGATAATCTAAATGTCTCTATAATAGATGTTTGGCAAAGAAATGTAAGGCCCAACCATAAGATAATaactgggaaggaaggagaacaTTTGGCTTGGGGTGAGGAGAGAAGAGCTGCTCTTGGGAGAAGCCATTCATGTGTCATGTTCTGTTTAAATTAAATAGACACAATATTTGGCTCAAGTGTATCTGTAAAGAGCAGATGGCATGATTAGATGTTTGTGTTTCTGTATCCAAAACATTACTTTCCCATAGGCAATCATTTGTTCACAAAAAACATCTAATTGGATGACAATTGTGGAATATAAATGATTTGCTCTTTTAAGCCCTTACgagcctttttttttcatttattgtaaGGTACTTTGCAGGACGCTGATGCTAGTGCATCAGGTAATGCCCCTGCTGGCTGATAGTTACGAgtcttagaaaataaattaaaaaaagacaaaagatcGAGGTTAGGAGCCATGAGGTTTGTCCCTAGATATTTATTTCTGGATCTGGTCCACCTACACTGTCCTAGTCTGTGATGGTGATCTTTACCTCTTTCATGCTTCTCTAAGCTTCTAGGACAGGTTGATCGCCAGGGAAGGTGTGTTGAGGTTGGCTTGGTCCAAACTGATTTCTCATTCACATATTctcaaatatttaaatgaaaaatcctttATAGGAAGAGGAAATACCTTGTAACTGCTCAAAGCTACTTAATAGACAGCTGTAAAATGTCTAGTTCACAGCATTGCATTTGCAGATGCAAACATGTATGTCTGTTCATGTACGGTGTTGCTTGGCAGCAGGCTAGCTGGCATGAAGTGGAAGATGGAATGGCTCCTAAGTCCCACCTGGGCTGCAGCAAACTCAGTCTCACTCACACACCTTTAGCCATCTTCTCCTGTCTATTTGTGGCAAGAGCATCAGTCTCCCTTCGGGGAGAGACCCCACAAAAGCGATTTGTAAAGACGGGAGATGCTGCCCTAACAATATTCATTTCACCCTTTAAGAAACCCTGAAGCTGTTACAGCGACTGCTGAAGTCCCCAGGGTGCAGGAAGATTCCCGTGCTGGTTCAGAGCAAGGATGATGTCATTGTAACAGCCTCCAACTTCAGCTCAGAGAGGTAACGGGAGTAGAGGAGAGTTGTTTCTCTTTCAATCCTACTTGGAGACTGGGTGAGAAGATTCAGAAAGAGAGTCCCATTGTCTAGATGTGTGAAGGTTGCATCTGCCATGTGGTGTGTTGATTCCATAAGAATGTGTTGATTCTGAGATTGACCTGCTTGTGTTCCCCTCTCAGACAGAAATGAGAGGCTCCTTCTGGGCAGTCTGCAGAAGATGGCAGGGTATTCGGCTTCCTTCAGTCCTAGAACTTTACACCTATTCCTGAATGCCATTAGAAGGCAGAGGCAATGTTGCAGGTTTTCAAACATGGGGTGTTGTGCATCTGACTGCTTGACAGAAGGCTCTCCCTTCCTAGCACTGTGTATTGAATTCAGTCCCAAGATTTTGGATGTCTCCCTACACGTGGAATTCCAGGCACGGAGGTGAACTAACTCCATTTTCATCCATTTTCCTTTATAGGATGTGCCCAATTTTCCAGATTTCAAATGTCACCGGGGAGAACCTAGATTTGCTGAAGATGTTTCTTAATCTCTTGTCTCCACGGACCAGTTACAGGGAAGAAGAGCCAGCAGAATTCCAGA
This genomic window contains:
- the GTPBP1 gene encoding GTP-binding protein 1 isoform X2, with protein sequence MAAAERSRSPMGGSPVPACMFAPEPSSPGGVPRVAAAACPLRAAFDAEDGEALNGEPEIDLTSKLVMVSPTSEQYDSLLQQMSERIDEGCGETIYVIGQGSDGTEYGLSEADMEASYATLKSMAEQIEADVILLREHQEAGGKVRDYLVRKRVGDNDFLEVRVAVVGNVDAGKSTLLGVLTHGELDNGRGFARQKLFRHKHEIESGRTSSVGNDILGFDSEGNVVNKPDSHGGSLEWTKICEKSTKVITFIDLAGHEKYLKTTVFGMTGHLPDFCMLMVGSNAGIVGMTKEHLGLALALNVPVFVVVTKIDMCPANILQETLKLLQRLLKSPGCRKIPVLVQSKDDVIVTASNFSSERMCPIFQISNVTGENLDLLKMFLNLLSPRTSYREEEPAEFQIDDTYSVPGVGTVVSGTTLRGLIKLNDTLLLGPDPLGNFLPIAVKSIHRKRMPVKEVRGGQTASFALKKIKRSSIRKGMVMVSPRLNPQASWEFEAEILVLHHPTTISPRYQAMVHCGSIRQTATILSMDKDCLRTGDKATVHFRFIKTPEYLHIDQRLVFREGRTKAVGTITKLLQTTNNSPMNSKPQQIKMQSTKKGAVTKREDGVPPAGTAAGGPLAGDEAPSTAAAPLTPTALQPLSKVGGGGRRRGGQRHKVKSQGACVTPASGC